A window of Xiphophorus hellerii strain 12219 chromosome 7, Xiphophorus_hellerii-4.1, whole genome shotgun sequence contains these coding sequences:
- the cfap65 gene encoding cilia- and flagella-associated protein 65 isoform X2, whose protein sequence is MLHSSSQEPQLPDVKQCQRKSHPQRSIFLGLETTLDLTWKDWVIEREYTKTLVIRNTRNKLQKLHISAPESKFFSILNPEVVVLSPGTSFSLPVTFKPLQKCGYKDCIQFQAIEGSFKVYLHAVLSSHTMKVPESVMLPPCAVEHYTLTSFPLKNISKIQMSFKWSSAAPFQLSPEQGRLKPGQQCVITVDFQPLEAQVYQKQVHCTYGEDGNKADSCCTVLLQGIGKYPYLQLRISNDKEETSHGDIELDFGSVAVGHSLSKQFEIFNPSPVSVWFSLSQLPGAVAIFGPHFSWDVTSEKIEPGGSVQVLVTYSPTVVDIVSVEYLSLNYRGSLIKSQVKLIGKCMGPELCLSSTVVDFGCVEEKGSAEQTVELLNSSPIQATYQWDIDCANSVFRVSPASGTVLPYGQIKVKVSYKPTHPMPHHRRVACLILLMEPLFLDLIGTCHPNLQEPVALTLEHLVEYKSKLCCMCNSSDTLLGVPLEEEGNSATVIPPAPMEKLNKIREEHVDSLFSPSFPFVSIEPSELLFNHKTRSFIAPSSAVSQCVTFKNHTKEKLSLMWTVIQDSPFCVTPSSFELAPLKSTTALVTYEPRQINALHGGELECFAYCKMPQEDPSSEQDLPCLPCCVTVRVISHSFQPGKDHFTPSCILKPHQVVFPPLSLISYRTVLLQNNGDQPLTFCLNHRTNSDLPRSVHMSPGCGFIQPGQHQILTIGAVPTLDSPTEGFNLPLQLNADKFTKELTVVSSLEKPRVSFEDSNELHFTATAVGSKSQHSHSIKNLSSVPIKFQWIISERDQNLICVEPDAGKLHPNESLVQTWTFSPLTEKAYTFKPTLSFQSDDFNKSLLIFRVNGTGAAGTIEAGKELLDMGESLVGSCRPFNIPIVNNCSCPISFHLSVQLEENPPDSEDNSALHLDFETGTIASHSTVLLGSTLRLGAQGWYRWAISYQITDGNGFGVCPPEKLCEVRAKGVFPTLQVVDACSSGSVDRLCKQYLWKLFSLDSFNEHLLSTPCPAEMTFKAPTKHSQNSVSSFPQVILDFNFGAGPLHSDPSDFMLMFWNPGSISVNWTFLFPEDQEMKLEDWAMTGQFSNKELQEMKVQDNQLFRVTPRSGTLLPGQKCPVHFCYSHDFIGIDRLPVLFKLSLGRVFLLNFQGVTLNRNEPYLHFASNHHVFKPVAIRDSSPPRQIYELYNGGAVTVHYEVDQVVLSQLQMENYDHPVLSCLSPQGEVLPGNKAMLEWIFSPLEAKMYHVDVPIHILEKDSVIINFEGRGMNALSTSANISIEYSDANTQEHRAQKGPFPGQVAWLSKDSVFIGDIPVCTKTSRIMFITSLSCTETVYFVWEIPTQSNQQVVQIHPERGCLGPGECAMCILTFVSDFPTVYQLDLICQITQKAALIHYHTALQCWEEEKKRQQNEFTITDKIPSRTQRVLVDEILLAPPARKGAPLPKYKTLPPICGSKAVSNLYDKNKRAQIRLQRESANIWRRPQTPQPALLHLSVTAHTYDVPDFYTHFPDRYLQLTRIKQRLINSSSTRRLAKLCPSTCGAERDIVVDILTPLYKDLLDDSAFVESLMVLASKPPIYEGQTSTSPSVTFPSSPQHSVQSNWTVDGEEAAVCLGKIPQIQATAESKHVPSDLAEAVLLKTLQNLMMEAVTGELTLSAYSRSKILTSFSVRTSFAEGS, encoded by the exons ATGCTTCATTCCTCTTCACAGGAACCCCAACTCCCTGATGTAAAACAATGTCAAAGAAAATCCCATCCCCAAAGAAGCATCTTTTTAGGCCTAGAAACCACATTAGATCTGACATGGAAGGACTGGGTCATTGAACGAGAGTACACCAAGACACTTGTGATAAGGAACACCCGTAATAAGCTGCAGAAGCTGCACATTAG TGCTCCAGAGTCCAAGTTTTTCTCAATTTTGAATCCTGAGGTAGTTGTTCTCAGCCCAGGGACTTCATTCTCCTTACCGGTCACTTTTAAACCTCTCCAAAAG TGTGGGTATAAGGACTGCATTCAGTTTCAAGCTATTGAAGGAAGCTTTAAAGTATACCTGCATGCTGTGCTTTCAAGTCATACAATGAAGGTGCCTGAATCTGTGATGCTGCCCCCATGTGCTGTTGAGCACTACACACTAACCAGTTTCCCACTAAAAAATATCAG TAAGATTCAGATGTCATTTAAATGGAGTAGTGCAGCTCCTTTCCAACTCAGTCCAGAACAAGGCCGGCTAAAGCCCGGTCAGCAGTGTGTCATCACGGTGGACTTTCAGCCACTAGAGGCTCAGGTGTACCAGAAGCAGGTGCACTGCACATATGGAGAAGATGGCAACAAAGCTGATAGCTGCTGCACTGTGCTTTTACAAGGGATAG gaaaataTCCATATCTTCAATTAAGAATTTCCAATGACAAAGAGGAAACCAGCCATGGTGATATTGAGTTGGACTTTGGGTCTGTGGCTGTTGGCCACAGTTTGAGTAAACAATTTGAAATCTTCAATCCTTCTCCT GTTAGTGTGTGGTTTTCTCTCTCACAACTGCCTGGAGCGGTAGCCATATTTGGACCACACTTCAGTTGGGATGTCACAAGTGAGAAAATAGAGCCTGGTGGTTCGGTCCAGGTTTTGGTTACTTATTCTCCAACTGTGGTCGACATAGTCTCTGTGGAGTACTTGTCTTTGAACTATAGAGGGTCACTCATTAAAAGTCAGGTCAAACTCATAGGAAAGTGTATGG GTCCTGAACTCTGTTTGTCCTCCACTGTGGTCGACTTTGGGTGTGTTGAAGAAAAAGGATCAGCAGAACAAACAGTGGAACTGCTGAACTCTTCCCCTATTCAGGCTACCTACCAATGGGACATAGACTGTGCAAACAGTGTTTTTAGAGTTTCACCAGCAAGTGGCACTGTGCTTCCATATGGTCAAATCAAAGTCAAGGTCTCCTACAAACCCACACACCCTATGCCACACCACAGAAGAGTGGCATGTCTTATACTCCTCATG GAGCCTCTGTTTCTGGACTTGATTGGTACATGCCACCCAAATCTTCAGGAGCCAGTAGCATTAACACTTGAGCACTTGGTTGAGTACAAGTCTAAGTTGTGCTGTATGTGTAACTCATCAGACACACTGCTGGGGGTGCCTTTAGaagag GAAGGAAATAGTGCTACTGTCATTCCTCCAGCACCTATGGAGAAATTGAATAAAATCAGGGAAGAACACGTGGATTCTCTCTTCTCGCcatcatttccatttgtatcTATTGAACCAAGTGAACTGCTGTTTAATCACAAAACAAGATCCTTTATTGCTCCATCATCTGCTGTCTCACAGTGTGTTACCTTTAAAAATCACACCAAAGAGAAACTCAG CCTCATGTGGACCGTTATCCAAGATTCCCCTTTTTGTGTTACTCCTTCATCATTTGAGTTGGCCCCACTGAAATCTACCACTGCGCTTGTGACATATGAACCAAGACAGATCAATGCCCTGCATGGAGGAGAGCTTGAGTGCTTTGCATACTGTAAG ATGCCACAGGAGGATCCTTCTTCAGAACAAGACCTTCCATGTCTGCCTTGTTGTGTGACTGTCAGAGTCATTAGCCACTCTTTTCAGCCAGGGAAAGATCACTTCACTCCGTCCTGTATTTTGAAGCCCCACCAAGTG GTTTTTCCACCTCTGAGTCTTATTTCCTATCGGACCGTGCTACTGCAGAACAATGGCGATCAGCCTCTCACCTTCTGCCTGAACCACAGAACAAACAGTGACTTGCCAAGGTCTGTGCATATGTCACCAGGCTGTGGTTTCATCCAGCCAGGACAACACCAAATCCTTACCATTGGAGCTGTCCCCACTCTGGATAGTCCCACAGAGGGGTTTAATTTACCATTGCAGCTTAATGCAGATAAATTCACGAAG GAACTGACAGTTGTGAGCTCCTTAGAAAAGCCACGTGTGTCTTTTGAAGATAGCAACGAATTACATTTCACCGCTACAGCTGTCGGCTCAAAATCACAGCACAGCCATTCCATCAAGAATTTAAGCAGCGTGCCCATCAA GTTTCAGTGGATCATTTCAGAGAGAGATCAGAATCTTATCTGTGTTGAACCAGATGCTGGTAAACTGCATCCCAATGAGAGCTTG GTCCAGACATGGACATTTTCTCCTCTGACAGAGAAAGCATACACATTCAAACCCACTCTCAGCTTCCAGAGCGATGACTTTAACAAGTCACTACTCATTTTCAGAGTGAATGGAACTGGTGCAGCTGGCACCATTGAG GCAGGGAAAGAACTCCTAGATATGGGAGAGAGCTTAGTTGGAAGCTGCCGGCCGTTTAATATTCCTATAGTGAACAACTGTAGCTGCCCCATCTCTTTTCATCTGTCTGTACAGCTAGAAGAAAATCCCCCTGATTCTGAAGATAACAGTG CTCTGCATCTGGACTTTGAAACGGGAACAATTGCTTCACATTCCACTGTGCTACTCGGATCCACTCTTAGACTGGGTGCACAAGGCTGGTACCGCTGGGCCATCAGCTACCAGATTACAGATGGCAATG gCTTTGGTGTATGTCCCCCTGAGAAACTGTGTGAAGTGCGAGCTAAGGGGGTGTTCCCCACCTTACAGGTGGTTGATGCATGTAGCAGTGGCAGCGTGGACAGGCTCTGCAAGCAGTATTTGTGGAAACTCTTCTCATTAGACAGTTTTAATGAGCACCTGCTTTCCACCCCATGTCCTGCAGAAATGACTTTCAAAGCGCCCACCAAGCACAG TCAGAACAGTGTCTCCAGCTTCCCTCAAGTCATATTGGATTTCAATTTTGGTGCTGGTCCTCTGCATTCAGATCCCTCAGATTTTATGTTGATGTTTTGGAACCCCGGTTCTATCTCTGTAAACTG GACATTCTTATTTCCAGAGGACCAAGAAATGAAGCTGGAGGACTGGGCTATGACAGGACAGTTTAGCAACAAAGAACTGCAGGAAATGAAG gtACAAGACAATCAACTCTTCAGAGTTACCCCTCGTTCTGGAACTTTGCTTCCAGGCCAGAAATGTCCAGTACACTTCTGCTACAG TCATGACTTTATTGGAATTGACcgacttcctgttttgttcaaACTCAGTCTTGGCAGAGTTTTTTTG CTCAACTTTCAAGGAGTGACATTGAACCGAAATGAACCATATCTACACTTTGCTTCCAATCACCATGTATTCAAGCCTGTAGCTATTCGGGACTCCAGTCCTCCACGACAG ATATATGAGTTGTACAACGGTGGTGCGGTGACAGTACATTATGAAGTGGACCAAGTTGTATTGTCACAGCTTCAGATGGAGAACTATGATCACCCAGTCTTGAGCTGTCTCAGTCCACAAGGAGAAGTTCTCCCTGGGAATAAAGCCATGCTTGAATGGATCTTCTCTCCATTGGAGGCTAAGATGTACCAT GTGGATGTTCCCATCCACATCCTGGAAAAGGATTCGGTAATTATAAACTTTGAGGGACGTGGGATGAATGCATTATCAACAAGCGCCAATATCTCCATTGAATACAGCGATGCTAACACTCAAGAACACCGTGCCCAGAAGGGGCCATTCCCAGGACAG GTGGCTTGGTTGTCCAAGGATAGTGTCTTTATTGGCGACATCCCTGTTTGCACAAAGACTTCGAGAATCATGTTCATCACCAGTTTGTCTTGCACAGAAACTGTGTACTTTGTCTGGGAGATTCCTACACAGAGCAACCAACAA GTGGTACAGATCCATCCAGAACGAGGCTGTCTTGGTCCAGGAGAGTGTGCTATGTGCATCCTGACCTTTGTTTCTGATTTCCCCACTGTTTATCAGCTGGATCTCATATGTCAG ATCACTCAGAAAGCTGCACTCATCCATTATCACACAGCCTTGCAATGctgggaggaagaaaagaaacgaCAGCAAAACGAATTCACAATCACAGACAAGATCCCTTCCCGCACTCAAAGAGTTTTAGTAGATGAG ATACTTCTCGCACCTCCTGCAAGAAAAGGGGCGCCCCTCCCAAAATACAAG ACTCTTCCTCCAATCTGTGGCAGCAAAGCCGTCAGCAATTTATACGACAAAAATAAGAGAGCTCAAATACGACTACAGCGAGAATCAGCTAACATATGGAGACGGCCCCAAACGCCCCAACCTGCTCTGCTGCACCTGAGTGTCACTGCCCACACCTATGACGTTCCGGACTTCTACACACACTTTCCTGATCG ATACCTTCAGTTGACCAGGATCAAACAAAGATTAATCAATTCTTCAAGCACACGCCGCCTTGCGAAGCTGTGTCCATCTACATGTGGCGCTGAGAGAGACATCGTTGTGGACATACTCACTCCTCTTTACAA agatCTCCTTGATGATTCAGCTTTTGTAGAGTCTTTGATGGTTTTAGCCTCCAAGCCTCCAATCTACGAGGGTCAGACCTCTACATCTCCCTCCGTCACGTTTCCATCTTCGCCTCAACATTCTGTTCAGTCGAACTGGACTGTGGACGGAGAAGAAGCCGCAGTATGTTTAGGGAAAATTCCTCAAATCCAGGCCACAGCGGAGTCCAAGCATGTTCCTTCTGACTTGGCTGAGGCTGTTTTGTTAAAGACACTCCAGAATTTAATGATGGAAGCTGTGACTGGAGAGCTGACCCTTTCAGCATATTCCCGGAGCAAAATACTGACTTCGTTTTCAGTGAG GACGTCGTTTGCTGAAGGGAGCTAG
- the cfap65 gene encoding cilia- and flagella-associated protein 65 isoform X3, with translation MLAESRCPACLASAFCRWKRSSRETDVKEPQLPDVKQCQRKSHPQRSIFLGLETTLDLTWKDWVIEREYTKTLVIRNTRNKLQKLHISAPESKFFSILNPEVVVLSPGTSFSLPVTFKPLQKCGYKDCIQFQAIEGSFKVYLHAVLSSHTMKVPESVMLPPCAVEHYTLTSFPLKNISKIQMSFKWSSAAPFQLSPEQGRLKPGQQCVITVDFQPLEAQVYQKQVHCTYGEDGNKADSCCTVLLQGIGKYPYLQLRISNDKEETSHGDIELDFGSVAVGHSLSKQFEIFNPSPVSVWFSLSQLPGAVAIFGPHFSWDVTSEKIEPGGSVQVLVTYSPTVVDIVSVEYLSLNYRGSLIKSQVKLIGKCMGPELCLSSTVVDFGCVEEKGSAEQTVELLNSSPIQATYQWDIDCANSVFRVSPASGTVLPYGQIKVKVSYKPTHPMPHHRRVACLILLMEPLFLDLIGTCHPNLQEPVALTLEHLVEYKSKLCCMCNSSDTLLGVPLEEEGNSATVIPPAPMEKLNKIREEHVDSLFSPSFPFVSIEPSELLFNHKTRSFIAPSSAVSQCVTFKNHTKEKLSLMWTVIQDSPFCVTPSSFELAPLKSTTALVTYEPRQINALHGGELECFAYCKMPQEDPSSEQDLPCLPCCVTVRVISHSFQPGKDHFTPSCILKPHQVVFPPLSLISYRTVLLQNNGDQPLTFCLNHRTNSDLPRSVHMSPGCGFIQPGQHQILTIGAVPTLDSPTEGFNLPLQLNADKFTKELTVVSSLEKPRVSFEDSNELHFTATAVGSKSQHSHSIKNLSSVPIKFQWIISERDQNLICVEPDAGKLHPNESLVQTWTFSPLTEKAYTFKPTLSFQSDDFNKSLLIFRVNGTGAAGTIEAGKELLDMGESLVGSCRPFNIPIVNNCSCPISFHLSVQLEENPPDSEDNSALHLDFETGTIASHSTVLLGSTLRLGAQGWYRWAISYQITDGNGFGVCPPEKLCEVRAKGVFPTLQVVDACSSGSVDRLCKQYLWKLFSLDSFNEHLLSTPCPAEMTFKAPTKHSQNSVSSFPQVILDFNFGAGPLHSDPSDFMLMFWNPGSISVNWTFLFPEDQEMKLEDWAMTGQFSNKELQEMKVQDNQLFRVTPRSGTLLPGQKCPVHFCYSHDFIGIDRLPVLFKLSLGRVFLLNFQGVTLNRNEPYLHFASNHHVFKPVAIRDSSPPRQIYELYNGGAVTVHYEVDQVVLSQLQMENYDHPVLSCLSPQGEVLPGNKAMLEWIFSPLEAKMYHVDVPIHILEKDSVIINFEGRGMNALSTSANISIEYSDANTQEHRAQKGPFPGQVAWLSKDSVFIGDIPVCTKTSRIMFITSLSCTETVYFVWEIPTQSNQQVVQIHPERGCLGPGECAMCILTFVSDFPTVYQLDLICQITQKAALIHYHTALQCWEEEKKRQQNEFTITDKIPSRTQRVLVDEILLAPPARKGAPLPKYKTLPPICGSKAVSNLYDKNKRAQIRLQRESANIWRRPQTPQPALLHLSVTAHTYDVPDFYTHFPDRYLQLTRIKQRLINSSSTRRLAKLCPSTCGAERDIVVDILTPLYKDLLDDSAFVESLMVLASKPPIYEGQTSTSPSVTFPSSPQHSVQSNWTVDGEEAAVCLGKIPQIQATAESKHVPSDLAEAVLLKTLQNLMMEAVTGELTLSAYSRSKILTSFSVSRTSFAEGS, from the exons ATGTTAGCTGAATCCCGCTGTCCAGCCTGTTTGGCGTCTGCTTTTTGTCGATGGAAGCGCTCCAGCAGAGAAACTGACGTTAAA GAACCCCAACTCCCTGATGTAAAACAATGTCAAAGAAAATCCCATCCCCAAAGAAGCATCTTTTTAGGCCTAGAAACCACATTAGATCTGACATGGAAGGACTGGGTCATTGAACGAGAGTACACCAAGACACTTGTGATAAGGAACACCCGTAATAAGCTGCAGAAGCTGCACATTAG TGCTCCAGAGTCCAAGTTTTTCTCAATTTTGAATCCTGAGGTAGTTGTTCTCAGCCCAGGGACTTCATTCTCCTTACCGGTCACTTTTAAACCTCTCCAAAAG TGTGGGTATAAGGACTGCATTCAGTTTCAAGCTATTGAAGGAAGCTTTAAAGTATACCTGCATGCTGTGCTTTCAAGTCATACAATGAAGGTGCCTGAATCTGTGATGCTGCCCCCATGTGCTGTTGAGCACTACACACTAACCAGTTTCCCACTAAAAAATATCAG TAAGATTCAGATGTCATTTAAATGGAGTAGTGCAGCTCCTTTCCAACTCAGTCCAGAACAAGGCCGGCTAAAGCCCGGTCAGCAGTGTGTCATCACGGTGGACTTTCAGCCACTAGAGGCTCAGGTGTACCAGAAGCAGGTGCACTGCACATATGGAGAAGATGGCAACAAAGCTGATAGCTGCTGCACTGTGCTTTTACAAGGGATAG gaaaataTCCATATCTTCAATTAAGAATTTCCAATGACAAAGAGGAAACCAGCCATGGTGATATTGAGTTGGACTTTGGGTCTGTGGCTGTTGGCCACAGTTTGAGTAAACAATTTGAAATCTTCAATCCTTCTCCT GTTAGTGTGTGGTTTTCTCTCTCACAACTGCCTGGAGCGGTAGCCATATTTGGACCACACTTCAGTTGGGATGTCACAAGTGAGAAAATAGAGCCTGGTGGTTCGGTCCAGGTTTTGGTTACTTATTCTCCAACTGTGGTCGACATAGTCTCTGTGGAGTACTTGTCTTTGAACTATAGAGGGTCACTCATTAAAAGTCAGGTCAAACTCATAGGAAAGTGTATGG GTCCTGAACTCTGTTTGTCCTCCACTGTGGTCGACTTTGGGTGTGTTGAAGAAAAAGGATCAGCAGAACAAACAGTGGAACTGCTGAACTCTTCCCCTATTCAGGCTACCTACCAATGGGACATAGACTGTGCAAACAGTGTTTTTAGAGTTTCACCAGCAAGTGGCACTGTGCTTCCATATGGTCAAATCAAAGTCAAGGTCTCCTACAAACCCACACACCCTATGCCACACCACAGAAGAGTGGCATGTCTTATACTCCTCATG GAGCCTCTGTTTCTGGACTTGATTGGTACATGCCACCCAAATCTTCAGGAGCCAGTAGCATTAACACTTGAGCACTTGGTTGAGTACAAGTCTAAGTTGTGCTGTATGTGTAACTCATCAGACACACTGCTGGGGGTGCCTTTAGaagag GAAGGAAATAGTGCTACTGTCATTCCTCCAGCACCTATGGAGAAATTGAATAAAATCAGGGAAGAACACGTGGATTCTCTCTTCTCGCcatcatttccatttgtatcTATTGAACCAAGTGAACTGCTGTTTAATCACAAAACAAGATCCTTTATTGCTCCATCATCTGCTGTCTCACAGTGTGTTACCTTTAAAAATCACACCAAAGAGAAACTCAG CCTCATGTGGACCGTTATCCAAGATTCCCCTTTTTGTGTTACTCCTTCATCATTTGAGTTGGCCCCACTGAAATCTACCACTGCGCTTGTGACATATGAACCAAGACAGATCAATGCCCTGCATGGAGGAGAGCTTGAGTGCTTTGCATACTGTAAG ATGCCACAGGAGGATCCTTCTTCAGAACAAGACCTTCCATGTCTGCCTTGTTGTGTGACTGTCAGAGTCATTAGCCACTCTTTTCAGCCAGGGAAAGATCACTTCACTCCGTCCTGTATTTTGAAGCCCCACCAAGTG GTTTTTCCACCTCTGAGTCTTATTTCCTATCGGACCGTGCTACTGCAGAACAATGGCGATCAGCCTCTCACCTTCTGCCTGAACCACAGAACAAACAGTGACTTGCCAAGGTCTGTGCATATGTCACCAGGCTGTGGTTTCATCCAGCCAGGACAACACCAAATCCTTACCATTGGAGCTGTCCCCACTCTGGATAGTCCCACAGAGGGGTTTAATTTACCATTGCAGCTTAATGCAGATAAATTCACGAAG GAACTGACAGTTGTGAGCTCCTTAGAAAAGCCACGTGTGTCTTTTGAAGATAGCAACGAATTACATTTCACCGCTACAGCTGTCGGCTCAAAATCACAGCACAGCCATTCCATCAAGAATTTAAGCAGCGTGCCCATCAA GTTTCAGTGGATCATTTCAGAGAGAGATCAGAATCTTATCTGTGTTGAACCAGATGCTGGTAAACTGCATCCCAATGAGAGCTTG GTCCAGACATGGACATTTTCTCCTCTGACAGAGAAAGCATACACATTCAAACCCACTCTCAGCTTCCAGAGCGATGACTTTAACAAGTCACTACTCATTTTCAGAGTGAATGGAACTGGTGCAGCTGGCACCATTGAG GCAGGGAAAGAACTCCTAGATATGGGAGAGAGCTTAGTTGGAAGCTGCCGGCCGTTTAATATTCCTATAGTGAACAACTGTAGCTGCCCCATCTCTTTTCATCTGTCTGTACAGCTAGAAGAAAATCCCCCTGATTCTGAAGATAACAGTG CTCTGCATCTGGACTTTGAAACGGGAACAATTGCTTCACATTCCACTGTGCTACTCGGATCCACTCTTAGACTGGGTGCACAAGGCTGGTACCGCTGGGCCATCAGCTACCAGATTACAGATGGCAATG gCTTTGGTGTATGTCCCCCTGAGAAACTGTGTGAAGTGCGAGCTAAGGGGGTGTTCCCCACCTTACAGGTGGTTGATGCATGTAGCAGTGGCAGCGTGGACAGGCTCTGCAAGCAGTATTTGTGGAAACTCTTCTCATTAGACAGTTTTAATGAGCACCTGCTTTCCACCCCATGTCCTGCAGAAATGACTTTCAAAGCGCCCACCAAGCACAG TCAGAACAGTGTCTCCAGCTTCCCTCAAGTCATATTGGATTTCAATTTTGGTGCTGGTCCTCTGCATTCAGATCCCTCAGATTTTATGTTGATGTTTTGGAACCCCGGTTCTATCTCTGTAAACTG GACATTCTTATTTCCAGAGGACCAAGAAATGAAGCTGGAGGACTGGGCTATGACAGGACAGTTTAGCAACAAAGAACTGCAGGAAATGAAG gtACAAGACAATCAACTCTTCAGAGTTACCCCTCGTTCTGGAACTTTGCTTCCAGGCCAGAAATGTCCAGTACACTTCTGCTACAG TCATGACTTTATTGGAATTGACcgacttcctgttttgttcaaACTCAGTCTTGGCAGAGTTTTTTTG CTCAACTTTCAAGGAGTGACATTGAACCGAAATGAACCATATCTACACTTTGCTTCCAATCACCATGTATTCAAGCCTGTAGCTATTCGGGACTCCAGTCCTCCACGACAG ATATATGAGTTGTACAACGGTGGTGCGGTGACAGTACATTATGAAGTGGACCAAGTTGTATTGTCACAGCTTCAGATGGAGAACTATGATCACCCAGTCTTGAGCTGTCTCAGTCCACAAGGAGAAGTTCTCCCTGGGAATAAAGCCATGCTTGAATGGATCTTCTCTCCATTGGAGGCTAAGATGTACCAT GTGGATGTTCCCATCCACATCCTGGAAAAGGATTCGGTAATTATAAACTTTGAGGGACGTGGGATGAATGCATTATCAACAAGCGCCAATATCTCCATTGAATACAGCGATGCTAACACTCAAGAACACCGTGCCCAGAAGGGGCCATTCCCAGGACAG GTGGCTTGGTTGTCCAAGGATAGTGTCTTTATTGGCGACATCCCTGTTTGCACAAAGACTTCGAGAATCATGTTCATCACCAGTTTGTCTTGCACAGAAACTGTGTACTTTGTCTGGGAGATTCCTACACAGAGCAACCAACAA GTGGTACAGATCCATCCAGAACGAGGCTGTCTTGGTCCAGGAGAGTGTGCTATGTGCATCCTGACCTTTGTTTCTGATTTCCCCACTGTTTATCAGCTGGATCTCATATGTCAG ATCACTCAGAAAGCTGCACTCATCCATTATCACACAGCCTTGCAATGctgggaggaagaaaagaaacgaCAGCAAAACGAATTCACAATCACAGACAAGATCCCTTCCCGCACTCAAAGAGTTTTAGTAGATGAG ATACTTCTCGCACCTCCTGCAAGAAAAGGGGCGCCCCTCCCAAAATACAAG ACTCTTCCTCCAATCTGTGGCAGCAAAGCCGTCAGCAATTTATACGACAAAAATAAGAGAGCTCAAATACGACTACAGCGAGAATCAGCTAACATATGGAGACGGCCCCAAACGCCCCAACCTGCTCTGCTGCACCTGAGTGTCACTGCCCACACCTATGACGTTCCGGACTTCTACACACACTTTCCTGATCG ATACCTTCAGTTGACCAGGATCAAACAAAGATTAATCAATTCTTCAAGCACACGCCGCCTTGCGAAGCTGTGTCCATCTACATGTGGCGCTGAGAGAGACATCGTTGTGGACATACTCACTCCTCTTTACAA agatCTCCTTGATGATTCAGCTTTTGTAGAGTCTTTGATGGTTTTAGCCTCCAAGCCTCCAATCTACGAGGGTCAGACCTCTACATCTCCCTCCGTCACGTTTCCATCTTCGCCTCAACATTCTGTTCAGTCGAACTGGACTGTGGACGGAGAAGAAGCCGCAGTATGTTTAGGGAAAATTCCTCAAATCCAGGCCACAGCGGAGTCCAAGCATGTTCCTTCTGACTTGGCTGAGGCTGTTTTGTTAAAGACACTCCAGAATTTAATGATGGAAGCTGTGACTGGAGAGCTGACCCTTTCAGCATATTCCCGGAGCAAAATACTGACTTCGTTTTCAGTGAG CAGGACGTCGTTTGCTGAAGGGAGCTAG